A region of Sesamum indicum cultivar Zhongzhi No. 13 linkage group LG7, S_indicum_v1.0, whole genome shotgun sequence DNA encodes the following proteins:
- the LOC105166469 gene encoding peptidyl-prolyl cis-trans isomerase FKBP62-like yields the protein MDDDFEFPAAGSNEMEMDDEMDAGNDMDLPVGNPILKVGEEKEIGKDGLKKKLLKEGEGWENPDSGDEVEVHYVGTLLDGTQFDSSRDRGTPFTFKLGQGQVIKGWDEGIKTMKKGEKALFTIPPELAYGESGSPPKIPPNSTLQFEVELLSWNSVKDICKDGGIYKKVLTEGEGWQNPKDLDEVFVKYEARLEDGTIVSKADGVEFTVKDGYFCPALSKAIKTMKKGEKVLLTVKAQYGFGEKGRPATGDELYVPPNATLQINLELVSWKTVSDVSNDQKILKKILKEGEGYERPDDGATVQVKLIGKLHDGTIFVRKGYDDEPPFEFKVDEDQVIEGLDRTIKTMKKGEVALVSIQPEYAFGPSESPQELAVVPGNSVVYYELEMISFLKEKESWDMNTEEKIAAAGKKKEEGNVWFKAGKYKRASKRYEKAVRFIEFDSNFNEEEKEKAKVLKVSCNLNNAACKLKLKDYKEAEKLCTKVLEIDGKNVKALYRRAQAYLNLVELELAEKDIKKALEIDPDNRDVKLEYKILKEKVKEYNKKDAQFYGSIFAKMNKLEQTKSAGAPAKQGTVPMAIDRLRRLILRGGLAEKALRTVDLVKSERVNDSVIPARLSKLWLISLLMVVIAVVICVFYNKSQTPRSLMYNII from the exons ATGGATGACGATTTTGAGTTCCCAGCTGCTGGAAGCAACGAAATGGAAATGGATGATGAAATGGATGCTGGAAATGATATGGACCTCCCAGTGGGAAACCCAATTCTGAAAGTgggagaagagaaagaaattggGAAGGATGGGTTGAAGAAGAAGCTTCTCAAGGAGGGTGAAGGCTGGGAGAATCCCGATTCTGGCGATGAAGTTGAAG TTCATTATGTGGGTACTTTGCTGGATGGGACTCAGTTTGATTCTAGCCGTGATCGTGGCACTCCTTTCACATTCAAGTTAGGCCAAG GCCAAGTCATAAAAGGATGGGATGAAGGTAtcaaaacaatgaagaaaggTGAAAAGGCCCTCTTCACCATACCTCCAGAGCTGGCTTATGGAGAGTCTGGatcccctccaaaaattccTCCAAATTCGACTCTACAGTTTGAAGTTGAGTTGCTCTCTTGGAACAGCGTGAAAGACATATGCAAGGATGGAGGAATATATAAGAAAGTACTAACTGAAGGAGAGGGTTGGCAAAACCCAAAAGACCTTGATGAAGTATTTG TCAAATATGAAGCTCGGCTTGAAGATGGCACAATTGTGTCAAAAGCTGATGGGGTGGAGTTTACCGTAAAAGACG GTTATTTCTGTCCTGCTCTGTCAAAAGCTATAAAAACTATGAAAAAGGGAGAAAAAGTACTCCTGACGGTAAAGGCACAAT ATGGGTTCGGGGAGAAGGGAAGACCAGCCACTGGTGATGAATTATATGTGCCACCAAATGCTACTCTTCAAATAAATCTGGAGTTGGTCTCTTGGAAAACAGTTTCTGATGTTAGCAATGACCAAAAGATTCTCAAAAAGATCCTGAAGGAAGGAGAAGGTTATGAGCGTCCAGATGATGGTGCAACTGTGCAAG TAAAGTTGATTGGTAAGCTGCATGATGGAActatttttgttagaaaaggATATGATGATGAGCCACCATTCGAGTTCAAGGTTGATGAAG atCAAGTTATAGAGGGACTTGATAGAACTATAAAGACCATGAAGAAAGGAGAAGTTGCACTTGTATCGATTCAGCCAGAGTATGCATTTGGGCCATCTGAATCCCCACAAGAATTGGCTGTTGTCCCTGGAAACTCTGTTGTATATTACGAACTTGAGATGATCTCCTTTTTGAAG GAAAAGGAATCTTGGGATATGAACACAGAGGAGAAGATCGCTGCTGcaggaaagaagaaagaggaggGGAATGTATGGTTCAAAGCAGGAAAGTATAAGAGAGCATCAAAGAGATATGAAAAG GCTGTCAGGTTTATTGAATTTGACTCCAACTTTAATGAGGAAGAGAAGGAGAAGGCTAAGGTGCTTAAAGTCTCATGCAATCTTAACAACGCCGCTTGCAAGCTGAAACTTAAGGATTACAAGGAGGCAGAGAAACTATGCACTAAAGTACTAGAAATTGATGGTAAAAATGTTAAAGCACTTTATAGGAGGGCACAAGCATATCTAAATTTGGTTGAGTTGGAATTGGCCGAAAAAGATATCAAGAAAGCACTAGAGATAGACCCAGACAACAG GGATGTGAAATTGGAATACAAGATTCTGAAGGAGAAAGTAAAGGAGTACAACAAAAAAGATGCTCAATTTTATGGCAGCATTTTTGCAAAAATGAACAAGCTGGAGCAGACTAAATCTGCA GGTGCACCTGCAAAGCAGGGGACAGTGCCGATGGCAATTGATA GATTGAGGAGATTGATTCTACGTGGGGGCTTGGCAGAAAAAGCTCTCCGAACTGTGGATTTAGTAAAGAGTGAAAGAGTCAACGATTCTGTTATTCCTGCAAGATTGTCCAAACTGTGGTTGATATCCCTGCTGATGGTAGTTATTGCAGTTGTGATCTGTGTATTCTACAACAAAAGCCAAACTCCAAGGAGTTTAatgtataatatcatataa